A genomic window from candidate division WOR-3 bacterium includes:
- a CDS encoding acyl-CoA carboxylase subunit beta — translation MSHIKHVKDELARRNKAAQVGGGEEPIAKQHAAGKLTARERIDILLDKGSFVELDRLRMHDCHDFGMEKRRIPGDAVVTGHGRINGRPVAVFSQDFTVFGGTLSRVFGEKVCKVMDMAMRTGMPVVGLNDSGGARIQEGVDSLGAYADIFLRNTLASGVVPQISVVLGPCAGGAVYSPALTDFIIMSERTSYMFITGPEVIKSVTKEEVTKEKLGGAGTCNETSGVAHFKAIDDKDALEMCRKLLSYLPQSNREKPPAATSRDDPNRACEGIQEIIPDDTRKPYDMTQIIHKVVDQGSFFEVQKFWGKNIVIGFARMNGEVIGIVANQPKFLAGCLDIDASCKAGRFVRFLDCFNIPILTFVDVPGFLPGTNQEYGGIIRHGAKLLYAFCEATVPKVTIITRRAYGGAYDVMSSKHIRGDFNFAYPTAEIAVMGSDGAVNIIHRKKIAESADPEGTRKKLVEDYEETFGNPFKAAELGFVDEVIEFEETRRRVVESFEILRDKQASNPPRKHGNIPL, via the coding sequence ATGTCGCACATCAAACACGTTAAGGACGAGTTGGCCAGGCGGAACAAGGCCGCGCAGGTGGGCGGGGGCGAGGAGCCCATCGCCAAGCAGCATGCGGCCGGCAAGCTGACCGCGCGCGAGCGCATAGATATCCTGCTCGACAAGGGCAGCTTCGTGGAGTTGGACCGGCTGCGTATGCACGACTGCCACGACTTCGGAATGGAGAAGCGCAGGATTCCGGGCGACGCGGTGGTGACCGGGCACGGCCGGATTAATGGCCGGCCGGTTGCTGTCTTCTCGCAGGATTTCACGGTGTTCGGCGGCACGTTGTCGCGCGTGTTCGGTGAGAAGGTCTGCAAGGTGATGGATATGGCCATGCGGACCGGTATGCCGGTTGTCGGCCTGAATGACTCGGGCGGAGCGCGGATTCAGGAGGGCGTGGACAGCCTGGGCGCGTATGCGGATATCTTCCTGCGCAACACGCTCGCGTCAGGGGTAGTTCCTCAGATATCGGTTGTGCTCGGGCCGTGCGCGGGCGGCGCGGTCTATTCGCCCGCCCTTACCGACTTCATCATCATGTCCGAGCGGACGAGCTACATGTTCATCACCGGGCCTGAGGTGATCAAATCCGTGACTAAGGAAGAGGTGACCAAGGAGAAGCTGGGCGGCGCCGGCACCTGCAATGAGACCTCAGGGGTAGCCCATTTCAAGGCGATTGATGACAAGGATGCGCTGGAGATGTGCCGCAAGCTGCTATCCTACTTGCCCCAGTCGAACCGCGAGAAGCCGCCTGCCGCGACGTCGCGAGACGACCCGAATCGGGCATGCGAGGGAATCCAGGAGATAATCCCGGACGATACGCGCAAGCCGTACGACATGACCCAGATAATCCACAAGGTTGTTGACCAGGGCTCCTTCTTCGAGGTGCAGAAGTTCTGGGGCAAGAACATCGTCATCGGCTTCGCGCGGATGAACGGCGAGGTCATCGGCATCGTGGCGAACCAGCCCAAGTTCCTGGCCGGGTGCCTCGATATTGATGCTTCATGCAAGGCGGGCAGGTTCGTCCGGTTCCTCGACTGCTTCAACATCCCGATTCTGACGTTCGTGGACGTGCCCGGATTTCTGCCCGGGACCAACCAGGAGTACGGGGGGATCATCCGCCACGGCGCCAAGCTGCTCTATGCCTTCTGCGAGGCGACCGTGCCAAAGGTAACGATTATCACGCGCCGGGCGTACGGCGGAGCGTATGACGTAATGTCTTCGAAGCACATCCGCGGCGACTTCAACTTCGCCTACCCGACCGCTGAGATTGCGGTGATGGGTTCGGATGGCGCAGTCAACATCATCCACCGGAAGAAGATTGCGGAGTCGGCCGATCCGGAAGGGACGCGGAAGAAGCTGGTGGAGGACTACGAGGAGACGTTCGGGAACCCGTTCAAGGCTGCAGAACTTGGGTTTGTGGATGAGGTGATTGAGTTCGAGGAGACGCGGCGACGGGTCGTTGAGTCGTTCGAGATACTCAGGGACAAACAGGCCTCGAATCCGCCGCGGAAACACGGGAACATACCGCTTTGA
- a CDS encoding four helix bundle protein produces the protein MRDIRNYDVFRLADRLALMVYRITVSFPSEEKYGLVSQMRRAALSIPINLAEGAARSGARDFAHFVDMALGSCEEVRCEAHVASELGYMRTADCRQLDSSYEDVSKMLNKLRCKIRNSDPRSGGERRKAEGERRSTASKEEASNGP, from the coding sequence ATGAGGGACATACGGAACTACGACGTTTTCAGGCTGGCCGACCGGCTGGCCCTGATGGTCTACCGCATCACGGTTTCCTTTCCCAGTGAGGAGAAGTACGGGCTGGTGTCTCAGATGCGTCGGGCAGCCCTGTCAATTCCCATAAACCTGGCAGAAGGCGCAGCCAGAAGCGGCGCGCGGGACTTCGCGCATTTCGTCGACATGGCGTTGGGTTCGTGCGAGGAAGTACGCTGCGAGGCCCACGTCGCCAGCGAGTTGGGCTACATGAGGACTGCTGATTGTCGCCAACTCGACAGTTCGTACGAGGATGTAAGCAAGATGCTGAACAAGCTCCGCTGCAAGATCCGCAACTCAGACCCGCGGTCCGGGGGCGAAAGGCGAAAAGCGGAGGGCGAAAGACGATCCACAGCGTCAAAGGAGGAGGCGAGCAATGGTCCGTAA
- a CDS encoding methylmalonyl-CoA mutase, translating to MTNDESRKGGPDVDLRRVVEKWEQETVAPVLKKAPERAEAAETVSGLPLNRAYTPDASRLTQDALRIYAEQLGMPGEFPFTRGVQPTMYRSRFWTMRQYAGFGSAEDTNKRYHYLLGQGQTGLSVAFDLPTQMGYDSDSAMAKGEVGKVGVAISSLEDMETLFAGIPLDKVSTSMTINATAGILLAMYCVVAEKQGKSIGGLAGTIQNDILKEYVARGTYIFPPRPSLRLVTDIIAWCAENVPKWNTVSVSGYHIREAGATAVQEVAFTIADGLEYIRAALSTGLAIDKFAPRLSFFFAAHSNIIEEVAKFRAARRLWARLLRERWNASDESCKLRFHTQTGGVTLTAQQPENNVIRVAYQALAAALGGTQSLHTNSRDEALALPSEESVLIALRTQQIVAHESGVADIVDPLAGSYAVESLTDEMEERARELIGKVEQMGGVVSAIEQGFMQNEIADSAYKYQQAVEKKQRIVVGVNKYTEGIEGSRSQAIEGKLLRVDQALGDRRAAELSAFRRKREAPEVAAALTALKDRARGTGNLMEAIVAAVRTGGTVGEISDALRTEFGEYDRQR from the coding sequence ATGACGAATGACGAATCCCGGAAGGGTGGTCCGGACGTCGATTTGAGGCGAGTCGTCGAGAAGTGGGAGCAAGAGACGGTAGCTCCTGTGCTTAAGAAGGCGCCGGAGAGGGCGGAGGCGGCAGAGACGGTCTCGGGACTGCCGTTGAATCGGGCGTACACGCCCGACGCATCACGCCTTACGCAAGACGCATTGCGCATCTATGCAGAGCAGCTTGGGATGCCGGGGGAGTTTCCGTTCACACGGGGCGTGCAGCCGACCATGTATCGCTCGCGGTTCTGGACCATGCGGCAGTACGCAGGATTCGGTTCAGCCGAGGATACGAACAAGCGCTACCATTATCTGCTCGGGCAGGGGCAGACCGGGCTCTCCGTCGCATTCGACCTGCCGACACAGATGGGCTATGACTCGGATTCGGCGATGGCCAAGGGTGAGGTCGGAAAGGTCGGGGTCGCCATCTCGTCGCTAGAGGATATGGAGACTCTGTTCGCCGGAATCCCGCTGGACAAGGTCTCGACCTCGATGACCATCAACGCGACTGCCGGGATCCTGCTGGCGATGTATTGCGTGGTTGCGGAGAAGCAGGGGAAGAGCATCGGCGGTCTCGCGGGCACGATCCAGAACGACATCCTGAAGGAATACGTCGCGCGGGGGACGTACATCTTTCCGCCGAGGCCATCGTTGCGGCTTGTGACCGACATCATCGCCTGGTGCGCGGAGAACGTGCCGAAGTGGAACACCGTGAGCGTCTCCGGTTATCACATACGCGAGGCGGGCGCAACCGCGGTGCAGGAGGTCGCATTCACCATTGCCGACGGGCTTGAGTACATCAGGGCTGCCCTGAGCACGGGGTTGGCAATTGACAAGTTCGCGCCCCGACTCTCGTTCTTCTTCGCCGCACACTCGAACATCATTGAGGAGGTCGCGAAGTTCCGGGCAGCAAGGAGGCTCTGGGCAAGGCTGCTGCGGGAGCGATGGAACGCGTCTGATGAATCCTGCAAGCTCAGGTTTCACACTCAGACCGGCGGAGTGACCCTGACTGCTCAGCAGCCCGAGAACAACGTCATCCGGGTTGCCTATCAGGCGCTAGCCGCGGCGCTGGGCGGAACACAGAGTCTGCACACCAACTCGCGGGATGAGGCCCTGGCACTGCCGAGTGAGGAGTCGGTGCTCATTGCCCTGCGAACGCAGCAGATTGTCGCGCACGAGTCGGGAGTCGCGGACATTGTCGACCCGCTGGCCGGATCGTATGCGGTCGAGTCTCTGACGGACGAGATGGAGGAGCGAGCGCGGGAGCTGATCGGCAAGGTCGAGCAGATGGGCGGGGTGGTCTCGGCGATTGAGCAGGGGTTCATGCAGAACGAGATTGCGGATAGCGCGTACAAGTACCAGCAGGCGGTGGAGAAGAAACAGCGGATTGTGGTGGGAGTGAACAAGTACACGGAAGGGATCGAGGGATCGAGATCTCAAGCGATAGAGGGCAAGCTGCTGAGAGTTGACCAGGCGCTGGGTGACCGGCGCGCGGCTGAGCTGTCCGCGTTCAGGCGGAAGCGGGAAGCGCCAGAGGTCGCTGCAGCGCTCACAGCCCTGAAGGACAGGGCTCGAGGCACAGGGAATCTGATGGAAGCGATAGTAGCGGCCGTGCGGACAGGCGGGACTGTGGGCGAGATCAGCGACGCCTTGCGGACCGAGTTCGGCGAATACGACCGGCAGAGATGA